A genomic region of Leptolyngbyaceae cyanobacterium contains the following coding sequences:
- a CDS encoding alcohol dehydrogenase catalytic domain-containing protein, producing MLAAVLYGQENMRLESVSDPIPDAGEVIMQVVAATTCGTDLKVWRRGGHTKMLRPPTLFGHEASGRIVAVGENVETWQVGDRVVANNSAPCMKCFFCQRKEVSLCPNLTWNNGTFAEYLKVPAQIVQHNMLRVPEDLPDTLASMTEPLACVLHGVARSNAKPGDRVVVLGDGAIGLMFVAVLAYGRVGEQESGRVIENAPPHVLAHQSPQVFLFGGNDQRLEIGKKLGASETFNYRQSQDIPGVVKQLTEGWGADVVIEATGVPSVWETAIACARPGATVNLFGGCPRDTTITVNTEQLHYSELTLKGVFHNTPTYVREALALLASRAIPFELLISEQRPLKDLEQVFYDMRDRKVIKVAIAPSS from the coding sequence TTGCTAGCTGCGGTACTTTACGGTCAAGAAAATATGCGTCTGGAGTCAGTGAGCGACCCGATTCCAGACGCAGGTGAAGTTATCATGCAAGTGGTAGCAGCGACTACCTGCGGCACTGACTTGAAGGTATGGCGTCGCGGTGGTCATACTAAAATGCTGCGGCCTCCCACTTTATTCGGTCACGAGGCATCTGGGCGGATTGTGGCGGTGGGAGAGAATGTGGAAACTTGGCAAGTGGGCGATCGAGTGGTGGCAAACAACTCTGCTCCTTGCATGAAATGCTTTTTTTGTCAACGAAAAGAGGTTTCTCTCTGCCCGAATTTAACTTGGAATAACGGCACTTTTGCCGAATATTTGAAAGTTCCGGCTCAAATCGTGCAGCACAATATGTTGCGGGTGCCAGAAGATTTGCCCGATACCTTAGCATCGATGACTGAACCGCTGGCTTGCGTGTTGCACGGGGTAGCCCGTTCTAACGCCAAGCCGGGGGATCGAGTGGTAGTGCTGGGAGATGGGGCAATTGGATTGATGTTCGTTGCCGTATTAGCGTATGGGAGAGTGGGAGAGCAGGAGAGCGGGAGAGTAATTGAGAATGCGCCCCCTCATGTTTTGGCTCATCAGTCTCCACAAGTATTTTTATTTGGTGGAAATGACCAAAGGTTAGAAATTGGTAAAAAGTTGGGTGCTAGTGAAACCTTTAATTATCGGCAAAGTCAAGATATCCCAGGAGTGGTGAAACAACTGACAGAGGGATGGGGTGCTGATGTGGTAATTGAAGCAACTGGTGTACCGTCGGTGTGGGAAACTGCGATCGCTTGTGCGCGTCCTGGTGCAACGGTAAACTTATTTGGTGGTTGTCCGCGAGATACCACGATTACGGTAAATACCGAACAATTGCACTACAGCGAACTCACGCTCAAAGGTGTGTTTCACAATACGCCAACTTACGTCAGAGAAGCATTAGCGCTGTTGGCAAGTCGGGCGATTCCATTTGAGTTACTGATTAGCGAACAGCGACCCCTGAAAGATTTGGAACAGGTGTTTTACGATATGCGCGATCGCAAAGTGATTAAGGTTGCGATCGCGCCAAGTTCTTGA